A DNA window from Alphaproteobacteria bacterium contains the following coding sequences:
- the cydX gene encoding cytochrome bd-I oxidase subunit CydX has protein sequence MWYFSWILGLGLACSFAILNAMWLEVDETNAPQAKA, from the coding sequence ATGTGGTATTTTTCATGGATCCTCGGACTCGGCCTTGCCTGTTCGTTCGCGATTCTCAATGCCATGTGGCTCGAGGTCGACGAAACGAATGCGCCCCAGGCTAAAGCGTAA